One genomic region from Jilunia laotingensis encodes:
- a CDS encoding M23 family metallopeptidase: MVGKVDLPEKPCFSDMEINHIRVATPGLFADGNSLILHLDSLAENEYSFPLPGAKVISGYGSRRGHSGVDLKTCAGDTIRAAFSGIVRMSKPYAAYGNVIVVRHSTGLETIYSHNVKNLVESGDYVLAGQPIALTGRTGRATTEHLHFETRINGQHFNPGLIFNLKERTLRKECVCCSKNGKGVTVKLQS; this comes from the coding sequence ATGGTAGGGAAGGTGGATTTACCCGAGAAACCTTGTTTCTCGGATATGGAAATTAATCATATCCGGGTAGCGACTCCCGGATTATTCGCTGATGGCAATAGTTTGATATTGCATCTTGATTCTTTAGCCGAAAATGAATATTCTTTTCCTTTGCCCGGTGCGAAAGTGATTTCAGGCTATGGCTCTCGGAGAGGGCACAGTGGGGTCGATCTGAAGACTTGTGCCGGAGATACCATCCGTGCTGCGTTCAGTGGTATTGTGCGGATGTCGAAACCTTATGCCGCCTATGGCAATGTGATAGTAGTTCGTCACTCTACAGGGCTTGAAACTATTTACAGTCATAATGTTAAGAATCTGGTCGAGAGTGGCGATTATGTGTTGGCTGGGCAGCCTATTGCTTTGACAGGACGTACCGGCCGTGCTACCACAGAACATTTACACTTTGAAACCCGCATCAACGGGCAGCACTTTAATCCGGGACTTATTTTCAATCTTAAGGAAAGAACCTTGCGCAAAGAATGTGTTTGTTGCAGCAAAAATGGCAAAGGAGTTACGGTGAAACTGCAAAGTTGA